Proteins encoded within one genomic window of Oscarella lobularis chromosome 6, ooOscLobu1.1, whole genome shotgun sequence:
- the LOC136188016 gene encoding uncharacterized protein isoform X2, whose translation MSASEGKLESGFDLRVGNLSEDVRKNDVLRHVEKQAKVSSINHYALASKNKRQGRTTGYAFLHFPNDEEAERAERAERALSGTMFCRRPLLIARVPCRSKDAANVFIRLRASVIVVRRGEYQSGTASPAPAEPSTEKMSLIITSVETNCSFWAQMSNDESKLQQLQKCLKSWGPKTAAVQIPDVGEIYGAVFEEDSNWYRCKLIQSEAGMDKIVYIENELEIESRKLVVLPESYSQIPAYARRYFLTGIQIEETHSEEVYEMLKSMSGDVIPSQCYFTPCDFIPCMLFSRGNNVANQLIERGHTHKLDLTAFGLQALLHKVMWEREIFRNEIKREKRSKALLQTQMQNIIPEKFNKLADLLAELPSLRSVKKHLDLLEKAYQVLVNREEVIDPDHITTLKEVEEKLNVFTELQQKIGCCDDKSSLESMIKGRDESRLQLVNSLQIFLNVVSLMSMDERYQKLQETKDLLLSFSKGWNRIVDPAPTLETALNQYQQWKVSCTKEFESLPEKTDELVHKLKTSMTSWVNSRDSESEASEEFRFALVSEILQWLVRRYDPNAELPMDTDTEQDRVLFIKSVAQFMATKAHIKLNGKKLYGADGYAVKELLKIGSMLYDAMGSNQNDRPGVKSATIEQFDITSKTSDLKLVRQLASEITEHGSSLSALLKQEVELQEMRAAVIARSLELDKIVRELKTSTANQVHGKTRESVHRLENLAGDEANLEARIEKKKQELERNQKRLKSLQNVRPAFMDEYEKLEGKLKRHHEEYIERFRNLTFREHQLKELNRKEQEKLEATNLSLQEMQRNAHSEPSSIRRAISRRRIVF comes from the exons ATGAGTGCAAGCGAAGGAAAGCTCGAATCGGGATTCGATCTGCGCGTGGGGAATCTTTCGGAGGATGTTCGCAAG AACGACGTTCTTCGACACGTCGAAAAACAGGCCAAGGTGTCGTCGATCAATCACTATGCGCTTGCATCGAAGAACAAACGTCAAGGACGCACTACTGGCTACGC attcctACACTTTCCGAACGACGAGGAAGCCGAACGCGCCGAACGCGCCGAACGCGCGCTCAGTGGAACGATGTTTTGTAGAAGACCTCTCCTG ATCGCTCGCGTTCCGTGTCGTTCCAAGGATGCCGCGAATGTTTTTATTCGACTACGTGCGAGTGTTATCGTCGTTCGAAGGGGCGAATACCAAAGCGGAACGGCGTCTCCCGCGCCGGCGGAACCATCCACAGAG AAGATGTCGCTTATTATTACGAGCGTGGAGACGAATTGCAGTTTCTGGGCGCAA aTGTCCAATGATGAGTCGAAATTGCAACAATTACAAAAGTGCTTGAAGTCTTGGGGTCCCAAAACGGCTGCTGTTCAAATCCCGGATGTTGGAGAG atCTACGGTGCCGTGTTTGAAGAAGATTCCAATTGGTATCGTTGTAAATTGATACAGTCCGAAGCGGGAATG gaCAAAATCGTTTACATTGAAAATGAATTGGAAATCGAATCCAGGAAATTGGTCGTACTTCCGGAATCGTACAGCCAGATTCCGGCGTACGCAAGGCGTTATTTTTTGACGGGAATTCAAATTGAGGAAACGCATTCTGAAGAG GTGTATGAAATGTTAAAATCAATGagtggtgacgtcattccgaGCCAATGCTATTTCACACCAT gtgaCTTCATACCTTGTATGCTCTTTTCTCGTGGTAACAATGTGGCGAATCAGTTGATTGAAAGAGGACACACCCACAAg TTGGATCTCACTGCATTTGGTTTGCAAG cCTTACTTCACAAAGTGATGtgggaaagagaaattttccGCAATGAAATCAAG AGGGAGAAAAGGTCGAAAGCTTTGTTGCAAACTCAGATGCAGAACATTATTCCggaaaag ttcaACAAATTGGCTGACCTTCTTGCTGAGTTACCATCTCTAAG AAGTGTGAAGAAACATCTCGATTTACTGGAAAAAGCCTATCAAGTTCTCGTCAATCGAGAAGAAGTCATTGACCCTGATCACATTACCACTCTCAAAGAG GTGGAAGAGAAATTGAACGTTTTCACGGAACTTCAGCAAAAGATTGGTTGCTGTGACGACAAGTCCTCATTGGAATCAATGATAAAGGGTCGAGACGAAAGTCGTCTTCAACTTGTCAATTCTCTTCAAATATttctcaacgtcgtctctttgatGTCAATGGACGAGAGATATCAAAAACTACAA GAAACGAAGGATCTGTTGTTATCTTTCTCAAAAGGATGGAACAGGATTGTTGATCCGG CGCCCACCTTAGAAACGGCATTGAATCAATATCAACAATGGAAG GTTTCATGCACGAAAGAATTTGAATCTCTTCCTGAAAAAACGGACGAACTTGTTCACAAATTGAAGacatcaatgacgtcatgggTAAAT tcacgtgacagcgAGAGTGAAGCGTCAGAGGAATTTCGTTTCGCTCTCGTCTCCGAAATTCTTCAGTGGCTCGTTCGAAG GTACGATCCAAACGCCGAGCTCCCTATGGACACTGATACGGAGCAAGATCGCGTTCTTTTCATCAAATCCGTCGCACAGTTCATG GCAACGAAAGCCCATATCAAACTCAATGGGAAAAAACTTTATGGAGCCGACGGTTATGCAGTGAAAGAACTTCTAAAAATAGGATCAATGCTTTATGACGCAATGGGATCCAATCAGAACGATCGTCCTGGCGTAAAATCAGCAACAATTGAACAATTTGACATCACTAGCAAA acTAGTGATCTAAAATTAGTTCGTCAATTAGCTTCTGAAATAACAGAACATGGATCAAGTTTGAGTGCTCTACTCAAACAGGAAGTAGAATTACAG GAAATGCGTGCTGCTGTTATTGCTCGATCCTTGGAATTAGACAAAATTGTGAGAGAATTGAAAACCAGTACTGCTAATCAAGTTCAC GGGAAAACTCGGGAGTCTGTTCATCGTTTGGAAAATTTGGCGGGAGACGAAGCGAACTTAGAAGCgagaattgaaaagaaaaaacaagaatTGGAGAGAAACCAAAAGAGACTCAAAAGCCTTCAAAACGTCAG ACCAGCATTCATGGACGAATACGAGAAACTCGAAGGAAAATTAAAACGACATCATGAA GAATACATAGAAAGATTCAGAAACCTGACCTTCCGTGAGCATCAGCTGAAGGAACTGAACCGAAAAGAGCAAGAAAAACTAGAG GCAACGAATCTTTCCCTACAGGAAATGCAGAGAAACGCCCATTCCGAACCGTCGTCAATAAGACGGGCAATATCGAGGAGACGTATCGTTTTTTAA
- the LOC136188016 gene encoding uncharacterized protein isoform X1, translated as MSASEGKLESGFDLRVGNLSEDVRKNDVLRHVEKQAKVSSINHYALASKNKRQGRTTGYAFLHFPNDEEAERAERAERALSGTMFCRRPLLIARVPCRSKDAANVFIRLRASVIVVRRGEYQSGTASPAPAEPSTEKMSLIITSVETNCSFWAQMSNDESKLQQLQKCLKSWGPKTAAVQIPDVGEIYGAVFEEDSNWYRCKLIQSEAGMDKIVYIENELEIESRKLVVLPESYSQIPAYARRYFLTGIQIEETHSEEVYEMLKSMSGDVIPSQCYFTPCDFIPCMLFSRGNNVANQLIERGHTHKLDLTAFGLQALLHKVMWEREIFRNEIKREKRSKALLQTQMQNIIPEKFNKLADLLAELPSLRRSVKKHLDLLEKAYQVLVNREEVIDPDHITTLKEVEEKLNVFTELQQKIGCCDDKSSLESMIKGRDESRLQLVNSLQIFLNVVSLMSMDERYQKLQETKDLLLSFSKGWNRIVDPAPTLETALNQYQQWKVSCTKEFESLPEKTDELVHKLKTSMTSWVNSRDSESEASEEFRFALVSEILQWLVRRYDPNAELPMDTDTEQDRVLFIKSVAQFMATKAHIKLNGKKLYGADGYAVKELLKIGSMLYDAMGSNQNDRPGVKSATIEQFDITSKTSDLKLVRQLASEITEHGSSLSALLKQEVELQEMRAAVIARSLELDKIVRELKTSTANQVHGKTRESVHRLENLAGDEANLEARIEKKKQELERNQKRLKSLQNVRPAFMDEYEKLEGKLKRHHEEYIERFRNLTFREHQLKELNRKEQEKLEATNLSLQEMQRNAHSEPSSIRRAISRRRIVF; from the exons ATGAGTGCAAGCGAAGGAAAGCTCGAATCGGGATTCGATCTGCGCGTGGGGAATCTTTCGGAGGATGTTCGCAAG AACGACGTTCTTCGACACGTCGAAAAACAGGCCAAGGTGTCGTCGATCAATCACTATGCGCTTGCATCGAAGAACAAACGTCAAGGACGCACTACTGGCTACGC attcctACACTTTCCGAACGACGAGGAAGCCGAACGCGCCGAACGCGCCGAACGCGCGCTCAGTGGAACGATGTTTTGTAGAAGACCTCTCCTG ATCGCTCGCGTTCCGTGTCGTTCCAAGGATGCCGCGAATGTTTTTATTCGACTACGTGCGAGTGTTATCGTCGTTCGAAGGGGCGAATACCAAAGCGGAACGGCGTCTCCCGCGCCGGCGGAACCATCCACAGAG AAGATGTCGCTTATTATTACGAGCGTGGAGACGAATTGCAGTTTCTGGGCGCAA aTGTCCAATGATGAGTCGAAATTGCAACAATTACAAAAGTGCTTGAAGTCTTGGGGTCCCAAAACGGCTGCTGTTCAAATCCCGGATGTTGGAGAG atCTACGGTGCCGTGTTTGAAGAAGATTCCAATTGGTATCGTTGTAAATTGATACAGTCCGAAGCGGGAATG gaCAAAATCGTTTACATTGAAAATGAATTGGAAATCGAATCCAGGAAATTGGTCGTACTTCCGGAATCGTACAGCCAGATTCCGGCGTACGCAAGGCGTTATTTTTTGACGGGAATTCAAATTGAGGAAACGCATTCTGAAGAG GTGTATGAAATGTTAAAATCAATGagtggtgacgtcattccgaGCCAATGCTATTTCACACCAT gtgaCTTCATACCTTGTATGCTCTTTTCTCGTGGTAACAATGTGGCGAATCAGTTGATTGAAAGAGGACACACCCACAAg TTGGATCTCACTGCATTTGGTTTGCAAG cCTTACTTCACAAAGTGATGtgggaaagagaaattttccGCAATGAAATCAAG AGGGAGAAAAGGTCGAAAGCTTTGTTGCAAACTCAGATGCAGAACATTATTCCggaaaag ttcaACAAATTGGCTGACCTTCTTGCTGAGTTACCATCTCTAAG GAGAAGTGTGAAGAAACATCTCGATTTACTGGAAAAAGCCTATCAAGTTCTCGTCAATCGAGAAGAAGTCATTGACCCTGATCACATTACCACTCTCAAAGAG GTGGAAGAGAAATTGAACGTTTTCACGGAACTTCAGCAAAAGATTGGTTGCTGTGACGACAAGTCCTCATTGGAATCAATGATAAAGGGTCGAGACGAAAGTCGTCTTCAACTTGTCAATTCTCTTCAAATATttctcaacgtcgtctctttgatGTCAATGGACGAGAGATATCAAAAACTACAA GAAACGAAGGATCTGTTGTTATCTTTCTCAAAAGGATGGAACAGGATTGTTGATCCGG CGCCCACCTTAGAAACGGCATTGAATCAATATCAACAATGGAAG GTTTCATGCACGAAAGAATTTGAATCTCTTCCTGAAAAAACGGACGAACTTGTTCACAAATTGAAGacatcaatgacgtcatgggTAAAT tcacgtgacagcgAGAGTGAAGCGTCAGAGGAATTTCGTTTCGCTCTCGTCTCCGAAATTCTTCAGTGGCTCGTTCGAAG GTACGATCCAAACGCCGAGCTCCCTATGGACACTGATACGGAGCAAGATCGCGTTCTTTTCATCAAATCCGTCGCACAGTTCATG GCAACGAAAGCCCATATCAAACTCAATGGGAAAAAACTTTATGGAGCCGACGGTTATGCAGTGAAAGAACTTCTAAAAATAGGATCAATGCTTTATGACGCAATGGGATCCAATCAGAACGATCGTCCTGGCGTAAAATCAGCAACAATTGAACAATTTGACATCACTAGCAAA acTAGTGATCTAAAATTAGTTCGTCAATTAGCTTCTGAAATAACAGAACATGGATCAAGTTTGAGTGCTCTACTCAAACAGGAAGTAGAATTACAG GAAATGCGTGCTGCTGTTATTGCTCGATCCTTGGAATTAGACAAAATTGTGAGAGAATTGAAAACCAGTACTGCTAATCAAGTTCAC GGGAAAACTCGGGAGTCTGTTCATCGTTTGGAAAATTTGGCGGGAGACGAAGCGAACTTAGAAGCgagaattgaaaagaaaaaacaagaatTGGAGAGAAACCAAAAGAGACTCAAAAGCCTTCAAAACGTCAG ACCAGCATTCATGGACGAATACGAGAAACTCGAAGGAAAATTAAAACGACATCATGAA GAATACATAGAAAGATTCAGAAACCTGACCTTCCGTGAGCATCAGCTGAAGGAACTGAACCGAAAAGAGCAAGAAAAACTAGAG GCAACGAATCTTTCCCTACAGGAAATGCAGAGAAACGCCCATTCCGAACCGTCGTCAATAAGACGGGCAATATCGAGGAGACGTATCGTTTTTTAA